In the Heptranchias perlo isolate sHepPer1 chromosome 4, sHepPer1.hap1, whole genome shotgun sequence genome, GACGTGCGATCTGAAGGGAACTGTAGAGGAGAATCATCAGAAAAAGTGTCGGGCAGAGTTGGGTAATAAGTGGAAGAGACCACTGACAGTGGGAAAGAGAAAAGTGGGAAAGGTTCTTGGGTTCAAGGGGAAAGACTCTGAAGCTGAGCCGTCATCCAGAGTGTGGAGGAACATCTGGGAATCTAATTAGCCAAAAGTAGAGTTTTGGTGGACAACCAAATGCCCCAGCAACATGTGTACTGTCCAGTGAGGCTCCACACCAGGACCTTTGACTAGGGACTCTCAAACACAGAAGTCTCGATTCGAATTTCAATTGGACTCTAAGAAGGGGAAATGataagaatcttacagcacagaaggaggccattcggcccgtcgtgcctgtgtcagctctttgaaagagctctccaatttagtcccactccccagctttttccccctaACCCTGTAAGTTAGTCCtcttcaattgccttttgaaagttcctgtggaatctgcttccaccaccctttcaggtgcaCTCCAGATcttacaaccctctgtgtgaaaaaaaattctcctcctttcccctctagttattttaaatctgtgacctctggttaccaacccacttgccagaagaTACAGTTTCTCGCTACtcgctctgtcaaaacccctcatcattttgaataccacTTTGATatttccccttatccttctctgctctaaggagaacaatcccaacttctccagtctctccacataactgaagtccctcatccctggtatcatcctggcaaacctcctctgtaccctctccaaggccttgacatctttcctaaagtgtggaataTCTTAATGCCTTACCCGTTCTTTCAGAAGTTGCCCCACCTGATCCACATCATCAGAACCAACCACAGAAAACATGTataaggaaaggaaagaaaagctttcatttatataacgcctttcacaacctcaggacatcccaaagtgctttacaattaagtacttttgaagtgtagtcactgctgtaatggagAAGATGCCACAATATTACCACGTTGGCCCACACCAAGAGAGTTTTCATCATGAAACTTACTTTTCTTCAACCTCCAGACAGTGAAACCAATCAAAACAAGGAGGATGAATAAAATGGCGGACCCAATGTACAGAGAGATCGTCAACATGTCCCTCTCAGTGGCCCATAAGTGGATCTGACGGACGTCCCTCCCGTGCTCATTTACAGCCACACATCTGTAGTTCCCTCTCAGCGTTGGGTTAAGAATCTCTCCGACAGTTTGATGTTTTTCCAGGAGTTGTGTGACTGTCGTGCTGTTCCCGGGCAGTGCGCTGTTTTCAGGGTCGATCCATGTGATGTTTGCAGGTGGCTCCCCTTCGACCTTACACACGATGGTGTCTCCGGTTATGTTATCGGTCACGACAGACAGCTCCAGGATGGTGGCTGGGGCTTGGGGAAGAAAGAGACAGTGAGTTAACTCAATCTAATTAATCTTTATTTGTTGGTCCGTTGCGATGAAATCCGTTACGTAGAGCTGAGAGACACGTGAGCATAGAGGGGTGACGCCCAACAGGAGGAGATTGGATTGAAATATTCCGTGAGGGAACGGACTGGCTCCTGATCGAAAGGGACGCAGGTTTGATGTTAATGGAGGAGGCGGATGGAAGTTGACCTGAGTGAGTCTGTGGATCTTAACAATGCAGCGACTTCGAAACTGAACAGCCTCCTAAACCTCCGCTATGGCGGCAGGAAACGCACGCTCATTACGAGGCAGAAGTGCGCCGCCATACAGATTGGAAAAGGCAACAAAAATCACGGTGCAGTGACCCACAGAGGGAAATAGCCTGAGTGAGTCTGAGGAGCCCAGGTTCATCAATTGGAATTACAGTGTTTCAGGCCTATCTCAAGTTCTCAGCTCCTCACTGGGAGTGAATTTGCTCTTATGTTTGTTCAACATCTTTTTATCGTTTTCCCAACATCACTGACGTATATGTTTCCTTACCGACAACCTGTAGCCTCATCTCATCCTGAGTCACGTTTTCCCCATCTCCATTCTTGACGTGTACGTGACAGAAATACTTGCTGGTGTCGTTCAGCCCCAGGTCCCTCATCCTTATGGAGGCGTCTCCTTGGGTTGGGTCTCCGATCAGCTGATATCGCTCTCCTTTATTTACAGTAACTGAGTCAGAACCATCCCTGAGGGAACGAGTTTGACTAAAAACAACCGACTCTTTCCATGGATTCTCCTTCATCCAGAGGACAGTGATGTTGCTCGGATACTGGTCAGGGGGACTGAAGGTGCAGGGCAGTGCGGCAGAATCTCCCTTGTTCACAGTCACTCGCCAGATATTGTTCCTATCAGCTGAGATAGAGAAGGGTTTCAAAGAATGTATATTATtcagtctcacagtgtattaaacACAGTTTATACGACATGtatgaagaccaaagccattgtcttcggcccccaccgCAAACTCCATTCACCCCGGCCACCAACACcaaccccctccctggccacggtctgagtctgaaccagaccgttcgtaaccttggcgtcctatttgaccctgagatcagCTTACGACCACatgtccactccatcaccaagaccgcctacttccccctccgtaacatcgcccgtctccgcccctgcctcagctcatctgctgctgaaacccacatccacgTCTTTGCTGTGACACCGTACCAGTAATAATATTGTAAACAGGGACACTTCCAGGTTCCTGTGGATCTATCAAGATACAAAAACATAAGGTAGTATGGAATAAGAATTCTTTTTAATGGAGAAACATAGGTGAAAGGACCATAGTACAGGACCCCATCAAGGCCAAAAACTACAGCAGAAAATTGggtaaattatagaatcatagaaaggttacagcacggaaggaggccattcgcccattGAGTGCGcaatgcaagagcagtccagccagtcccactccccctccctatccctgtagcactgcaatttttttcctttcaagtacttatccagttcccttttgaagtccatgattgaatctgcctccaccaccccctcaggcagtgcattccagatcctgaccactcgctgtgtaaaaaagattttcctcaaatcatctttggttctttgccaatcaccttaaatctatgtcctctggttcttgactcttccaccaatgggaacagtttctctctatctactctgtctagacccttcatggttttaaatcccttgatcaaatctcctctcaatcttctctgttccaaggagaacaaccccagcttctccactctatccatgtaactgaaggagTTTATTTGTTGGTCCGTTGCGATGAAATCCGTTACGTAGAGCTGAGAGACACGTGAGCATAGAGGGGTGACGCCCAACAGGAGGAGATTGGATTGAAATATTCCGTGAGGGAACGGACTGGCTCCTGATCGAAAGGGACGCAGGTTTGACGTTAATGGAGGAGGCGGATGGAAGTTGACCTGAGTGAGTCTGTGGATCTTAACAATGCAGCGACTTCGAAACTGAACAGCCTCCTAAACCTCCGCTATGGCGGCAGGAAACGCACGCTCATTACGAGGCAGAAGTGCGCCGCCATACAGATTGGAAAAGGCAACAAAAATCACGGTGCAGTGACCCACAGAGGGAAATAGCCTGAGTGAGTCTGCGGAGCCCAGGTTCATCAATTGGAATTACAGTGTTTCAGGCCTATCTCAAGTTCTCAGCTCCTCACTGGGAGTGAATTTGCTCTTATGTTTGTTCAACATCTTTTTATCGTTTTCCCAACATCACTGACGTATATGTTTCCTTACCGACAACCTGTAGCCTCATCTCATCCTGAGTCACGTTTTCCCCATCTCCATTCTTGACGTGTACGTGACAGAAATACTTGCTGGTGTCGTTCAGCCCCAGGTCCCTCATCCTTATGGAGGCGTCTCCTTGGGTTGGGTCTCCGATCAGCTGATATCGCTCTCCTTTATTTACAGTAACTGAGTCAGAACCATCCCTGAGGGAACGAGTTTGACTAAAAACAACCGACTCTTTCCATGGATTCTCCTTCATCCAGAGGACAGTGATGTTACTCGGATACTGGTCAGGGGGACTGAAGGTGCAGGGCAGTGTGGCAGAATCTCCCTTGTTCACAGTCACTTGCCAGATATTGTTCCTATCAGCTGAGATAGAGAAGGGTTTCAAAGAATGTATATTATTCAGTAGCGCAGTGTATTAAACACAGTTTATACGACATGtatgaagaccaaagccattgtcttcggcccccaccgcaaactccgttcaCCCCGGCCACCAACACcaaccccctccctggccacggtctgagtctgaaccagaccgttcacaaccttggcttcctatttgaccctgagatgagcttccgaccccatatctgctccatcaccaaaacttgAGCTCAGGTGgggacaggctgcataaacttggctgcATTGCCTTGGGTCGAGGAGATTGAGGAGTAacctgatcaaggtgtttaaaatattaaagggattcgatagggtcggtATGTCTGAGGTACTGAGTGaacactttgcatcggtcttcactcgagaagaggatgctgccattgtagcagtaaagggggaggtagtagtgatattggataggataaaaatagacaaagaggaggtacttaaagggttggcagtactcaaagtagaaaagtcgcccggtccagatgggatacatcctcggttactgagggaggaaagggtggaaattgcggaggctctggccacaatcttccaatcctccttagatatggagacagtgccagaggactggaggattgtaaatttacgcctctgttcaaaaaaggggagagggataaccccggcaattacaggccagtcagcataacgtcggtggtggggaaacttttagagacaataatgcaGGACACAATTATtcggcacttggaaaagcatgggctaataaataaaagtcagcactgatttgttaaaggaaaatcatgtttgactaagttgattgaattctgtgatgaagtaacagagagggttgatgagggtagtgtggttgatgttatgtatttggactctcaaaaggcatttgataaagtaccacataatagacttgctaacaaaattaaagcccatgggattaaagggacagtggcagtgtggatacaaaattggctaagggacggaacgcagagagtagtggtggacggttatttttcagactggaggatgttccccaggggtcagtattaggaccattgctctttttgatatatattaatgacctggacttgggtataaagggcataatttcaaagtttgcagatgacacgaaactcggaaatggagtaaacaatgtggcagatagtaacagacttcaggaggacatggacagattggtgaaatgggcagacacatggcagatgaaatttaatgtagagaagtctgaagtgatacattttggtaggaagaatgaggagaggcaatataaactaaagggtacaattttaaagggggtgcaggaacagagagacctgggggtgtaggtacacaaatctttgaaggtggcaggacaagttgagaaggctgttaaaaaagcaaatggcattctgggctttattaatagaggcattgagtacaaaagcaaggaagttatgctaaacttttataaaacactggttagacctcaactGGAATATTGGGCCCAATTCTagacaccacactttcggaaaggccttagagtgggagcagaagagatttactagaatggttccagggatgagggacttcagttacttggagagactgcagaagctggggttgttctccgtagaacagagaaggttaaggggagatttgatagaggtgttcaaaatcatgaacggttttgatagagtaaataaagagaaactgtttccagtggcagaagggtcagtaaccagaggaacagatttaaggtgatcggcaaaagagccagaggcaacaagaggaaacatttttttcactcaacgagttatgatctggaatgcactgcctgaaagggcaatggaagcagattccagaataattttcaaaagtgaattggataaatacttgaagggaaaacaaagacagggctatggggaaagagcaggggaatagcaggggatagctttttcaaagagccagtacaggcacgatgggctgaatggcctcctcctgtgctgtacctactatgatacaatgattctatgaaatagagaaacgatttcctctggttgtggaatccagaagaagggggagtaatcttaaaatgagagccaggacgttcaggaatgaaatcaggaagcactttttcacacaaaggttggtggaaatttggaattctctccccgaaaaggctgaggatcaattggagctttcaaggctgagataggtcgATTTTTTATTGGGTCaggttattaagggatgtggagcgatgggtaaatggagctgaggtccagatcagcaatgatctgattgaatggcggagcaggaacgagaCTCCTCCTGTTTGTAATATTCCCAATCTCGTGCTCATCACTGCGTGTGGAGGGAATTTTCTTTGATGTGCGTAACTCGAGGTGGAGACACAACGAATTCAAGTCTCCACCAAAATCAGTCCCGATAACACTGTGGCTGCACCAGAAACACAGTGGATTTTCAGGGCCAGCGTCTCCAACGATGCAGTGTTGCAAATGAGTAAACGGacggtacggtagtgtagtggttatgttactggattagtaatccagctGATCGTGAGTTcttatcccaccatggcagtttgagaatttgaatttgaat is a window encoding:
- the LOC137320414 gene encoding sialic acid-binding Ig-like lectin 12 isoform X1 — translated: MLCILFCALAMSLSAERLNKNGWSMETPDRVTGRERKSTVLFCKFTHPYPGYKGNITVTWRRNMAEVVFSYTNYPSRKRQSSGSENLIHQNVGERYRLMGNPRENDASIMIQSLRKVDTEERYNCRVDFKEKEKGKFQLIHGVLKITADRNNIWQVTVNKGDSATLPCTFSPPDQYPSNITVLWMKENPWKESVVFSQTRSLRDGSDSVTVNKGERYQLIGDPTQGDASIRMRDLGLNDTSKYFCHVHVKNGDGENVTQDEMRLQVVADRNNIWRVTVNKGDSAALPCTFSPPDQYPSNITVLWMKENPWKESVVFSQTRSLRDGSDSVTVNKGERYQLIGDPTQGDASIRMRDLGLNDTSKYFCHVHVKNGDGENVTQDEMRLQVVAPATILELSVVTDNITGDTIVCKVEGEPPANITWIDPENSALPGNSTTVTQLLEKHQTVGEILNPTLRGNYRCVAVNEHGRDVRQIHLWATERDMLTISLYIGSAILFILLVLIGFTVWRLKKNPQEPGSVPVHSVVNDAVSQQAETDPQEAGSVPVYSIITGTVSQQAETDPQESESLILYSSVHVLRFHQTETGVRESESTLYSTVNTPKLARAQQTVYENCSTRASEDNPQEAGSVPVYSIITGTVSQQAETAAIYAAVVKSTKQN
- the LOC137320414 gene encoding sialic acid-binding Ig-like lectin 12 isoform X2 is translated as MLCILFCALAMSLSAERLNKNGWSMETPDRVTGRERKSTVLFCKFTHPYPGYKGNITVTWRRNMAEVVFSYTNYPSRKRQSSGSENLIHQNVGERYRLMGNPRENDASIMIQSLRKVDTEERYNCRVDFKEKEKGKFQLIHGVLKITADRNNIWQVTVNKGDSATLPCTFSPPDQYPSNITVLWMKENPWKESVVFSQTRSLRDGSDSVTVNKGERYQLIGDPTQGDASIRMRDLGLNDTSKYFCHVHVKNGDGENVTQDEMRLQVVADRNNIWRVTVNKGDSAALPCTFSPPDQYPSNITVLWMKENPWKESVVFSQTRSLRDGSDSVTVNKGERYQLIGDPTQGDASIRMRDLGLNDTSKYFCHVHVKNGDGENVTQDEMRLQVVAPATILELSVVTDNITGDTIVCKVEGEPPANITWIDPENSALPGNSTTVTQLLEKHQTVGEILNPTLRGNYRCVAVNEHGRDVRQIHLWATERDMLTISLYIGSAILFILLVLIGFTVWRLKKNPQEPGSVPVHSVVNDAVSQQAETDPQESESLILYSSVHVLRFHQTETGVRESESTLYSTVNTPKLARAQQTVYENCSTRASEDNPQEAGSVPVYSIITGTVSQQAETAAIYAAVVKSTKQN